The sequence below is a genomic window from Methylotuvimicrobium alcaliphilum 20Z.
CATCAAGGAAACCTCATTGCTACGATCTTTGCCGAAAGCAATAGCCGGTATCGTCAATTCGCCCGCGTGTTTGGCCATAACCGACAATTTCCATTGCTGCGTCTTACTGTATTGACCGTTTATGATCGATGTACTACTGCTTTGACTCCGGCCGAGTATCTCGAAATCTTTTTCGAGCGGTGCGAAGTCGGGCTGATCGTCCGGCGTTTCATCGGCAATAAAAGTAATCTGGAACGATTCGTTCAAGCCGACCGGGCTGCGATCGACCGTTACATCGATGTTTGCGGCCTGTGCCTTGAAAGCCGCGAATAGACTAAACACTATCAGCATCAAGAAGCTCTCTATCGAGAGTCTTTTTTTTGTCGTTATCCTCATCGTCGTCGTCACCAAGCTTCGTCTTGTTGTTGCTGCCGGCCGCGGCGGCCGTATTGATATTGGAATTTACGTTTCAACAAACCGGCAGGATCGTCCGGGATGCGTTTCAGCCATTGTTCGCTGGCTTGTTTGGCTTCATCGGCCGGCTCGGTTTCTTGGATTGCCACTTCTTCTTTTCCTTGATCGTCCGGCGTTTCGTCGTTTTGCTCTTGAACTTGACCTTCATCTTGTTCCGGATCGTCTTGTCCTTCTTCAATGTCTTGAGGTTCGGGCGATGAGCGTTGCCGATCTTGATCGTCCGTTTGTTCGTTTTGATCTTGCGCTTCGTCGTCGCCGGACTCTTCCGAAGGCTCGCCTTGATCGTTTTGTTCGGAATCTTGCTGATGATCCTTATCGTTTTGGTCTTGGCCTTGTTGCTGTTCTTGCTGTTGTTTTTCCAATTCTTTTTCGACAACGGATTTGTTGAAAGCCGCGTCTTCGTGATCAGGATCGAGCTTCAACGCTTCCTCATAGGCCGTGACGGCATCGGCCAAACGTCCCGATTGCGCCAGTGCATTGCCACGGTTGTAATGAGCGCGCGCGCTATCGCTATCTTTGAGTGTTTCAAGAACTTGTTCGTACGATCCTAACTTATATTCAGCGGCAGCTTTCCATTCCAGATCATTAAACAAACCGGCCGCTCGTTCGTAGTCTCCGGCCTCGAAAGCCTGTTGCGCTTGTTGATTCGGCGTTTTCCACAAACTTTGCCAGTCCTGCGCCTCGGCCCGATTCGGAAAAGGCAAAACCAGCAGCATCGCAATCGATAATACGCCTTTTCGGAAACTTAATGCCGCCAACGGCAAAATCAGTAACAGTAGCCAAGGTCCGCGTTCCGCCCATAATTCCAGTAATAAGTCATCGTCCCCGGCATCGCTTTGAACCTGCCGGTTTTCAAAACCGCTTAGCAGGGTTTCTATATCGCTGTCGTTCGGGCTTATCGTCCGGTAGATACCGTTACCGAGTGCAGCTAATTTTTTCAATTCGCCGGCATTCAATTTCGGAACGACGATGTTGCCTTGTCCGTCCTTGACGAAACCGCCGCCCGGCGCACCGATTGGAGCGCCTTCGGCCGTGCCGACTCCGAGTATCGATAAGGAATAAGTGCCCAGATTTTTTACCGTGGCCTCAGTTTTATCGATATCGGCGCCATCGGTTACCAAGAGAATATGGCCTTTTTGCATGCCGGCTTGTTTCAGCAAATCGATCGCATGATTTATCGCCGCAACAGAATTGCTGCCTTGTACCGGCATGATGTCGGTCGTCAATGCCGACAATTGACTGGCAATCGTTTGCGTATCGGCTGTCAACGGAGTCACGGTAAAGGCATCGCCGGCATAGACCAATAACGCGGTCTGGCCGTCCTTGCGTTGTTTCAGGATGTCGGCGATTTTGAAACGGGCGCGCTGCAGCCGGCTCGGTTTTAGGTCGGTCGCATCCATCGAAAGCGATAAATCCAAGCCGATCACCAACGCCGAATCGTCGCGGAAAACAGGGGAGGGTAAGCGTTCCCAGGCGGGTCCGGCCAAGGCGAAAATCGTAAGCAAAGCCGCCAATGCTCCGGCGGTCAAGGTCATTCTGCTGCGATTTTGTACTTTGTCCTGCAGGATATGGGGTAACAACGGCTCGTCGCAAACCGTCGACCAATTACCCCGTTGTAGTTTATGTCTTAGCGTCAACAATAAAGCCGCAAACCAAGGTATTAGCGCCAACAGCCACCACGGCCGGATAAAATGAAAGTATTGCCAGTCGATCATGATGCTCTCAATCTCGCCATCGCGATGATGCCGGCCAAAACCAGAGAAATTGACAGAGGCCAATGGAATAATTCGCTACGAGGCCGAAAATACTGTTTGTCTTTCTCGACCGGTTCGAGTCGATCGAGAATATCGTAGATTTGCTCGAGCTCTTCGGTGTTTCTAGCGCGAAAATAACGTCCGCCGGTTTTTTCCGCAATCTCAGTCAAGGTCTTTTCGTCTAAGTCCATCGATGGATTGACTTTACGGGAACCAAAAAAACTGCGCACGATCATTTCGTCTGCGCCGATGCCGATGGCATAAATTTTAAGATCATATTCGGCAGCCAATTCCGCCGCTTTCAACGGCGTAACTTCACCCGCGGTATTCGCTCCGTCGGTCAGCAAGATCAATACGCGGCTCGTATCATCTTGGTTTCTTAGCCTTTTGACCGCCAAACCGATCGCATCGCCGATCGCCGTCATTTCGCCGGCCAGACTAATCACCGATTCGTTTAATAAAGTCACGACCGTTTTACGGTCGAAGGTCAACGGCACTTGTAGATAAGCTTGAGTTCCGAACAGAATCAAACCGATTCGATCGCCGGTTCGGTGCGCGATGAAATCGCCGGCGACCCATTTCGTCGCGGTGAGCCGGTCGACCCGTTGTTTGTTGATGATAAAGTCCTGTTCTTCCATGCTCCCCGATAAATCGACCGCCAGCATCAAATCGCGTCCGCTAACCGTTTGTTCGACCGGTTCGCCGAGCCATTGCGGACGCATGCAGGCAAATACCAACAAGACCCATGCGACTGCCGCGACCATTAACGGCCAGCGCGCCGACTTCATCGATGCCTGCGCTGCGCACACCGAAAAATCTTCCAAAAAAGGAACTTTGAGCGCGGCTTGCTGTTGTGGCGAATCTTGCGGCAACAACCAACGGACCAACAAAGGCAAAGGTAGTGCTGCAATTAACCAAGGCCATTCAAAATGTATCATCGTTTATTTCGTTTTTGAGCTTTCAGCCAACGCTCGCACAGTTCAAATAATGCCAAGACATCGGTGTCCGGTGGTAATTCATTACGGTACGGAATTTCGATCAATTGCCGGCCAATGCCGTTACTAAAGGGTTTGTCCGGCAGCGAGGCGTCCAGATGGTCCAACCAAGCTTGTCCTGTTAAACCCGCGATTTGCTCTCGCGATGCCAAGCTGATCGTTACTCGGCGAAGCAAGACCGACAGACGACTGACCTTTTCGGCAGGATCCAGGCTCGGGTCTTGTTTTAAATCCGCCAATAATCGGCGCGCCGATTTCAGCGCGGTTTTACGAGTCAAACGCCGAATCAACCAAACCATCGACACGAGTAAAATCACAACCCCCAAAGCCGCCAACCACCAGCCGAGCGCGGGCGGCCAAAAACCGATCGGTTCCGGCAGATGAATGTCGCGTAACGGAAGCGGCTGCGGATTCATTAACGTAAACTCTGCACCGGATCTTGTACGGTGCTGCATTGAATAAAAGTCATTCGGAATTTTTTCGCAAGGTTTTCCAAATAGCGGCATCGCGCATTGAAACGTTGCTGATAATCACTCAAACGATTCCGGTCCCGAGTATCGATGACCACATCGCGCCGGCTATCGGTCAGTCGAAAATGTCCCCCCGAAGGCAGGCTGCTTTCCAACGGATCGTAGACTTGAATCAATACGACATCGTTATGTTGGGCGAGCCGCCTTAAATGATGTTCGGCGTTGCTTTCAAGACCGCGAAAATCGCTGATGATATAAATCAAGCTGCCGGGCCGCGCGTGTTGCGACAATCTTGCCAAACCGAGTTCGAAATTGAATTCGACCGGATGGCCTTCGCCGGTTTGCACCAGGCTGTGAAAAAACCGCAAAACCGCATGCCGGCCATGTTGCGGCTTCATCTCCATACAGGTGCTATCGGAAAAGACTTGCCCACCGATGCGGTCGCCGTGTTGCTGCGCGGTCCAAGCCAAGAGCCCGGCCAGCTTGGCGGCCTGTACCGACTTGAATACGCCCCGCGTCGCAAATTGCATTGCCATGCGTTTATCGACCGCAATAAATACCGGCCGTTCCCGTTCTTCGCGAAACAACTTGGTATGGGTTTTTCCGGTACGGGCCGTCACTCGCCAATCGATGCTGCGAATATCGTCTCCGGGTTGATAAAGCCGAGCTTCATCAAATTCCATACCGCGTCCCTTCGAGCGCGATACATAGCCGCCGGTTTGCCGACTGCGGATTGACCAACGATGCAATTTAAGCGACCCAGCCGTTCGTGCCAGATCGACCAAGCTTTTCAAACTTACCGCGACTCGTTCGTCGGCAGCTGATGAGGGAGTGTCGGTTTTGTTCGATAGCATCAAGGAACAGCAATCCGGTTGATCAATTCGCGAATGAAATAATCGGGTGTGATGCCTTCGGCTTCAGCCTCATAGGATAGAATCAGGCGATGCCGCAAGACATCGAAAGCAATATCCTGGATATCCTCGGGGCCGACGAAATCGCGTTGCGCCAGCCATGCCTTGGCTCTCGCGCAACGGTCCAATGCAATGCTGGCTCTTGGACTTGCGCCGTATTGTAGCCACGAGGCCAAATCTTTGCCGTAGGCACCGGGATTACGGGTCGCCAAAACGATTTGCAGCAAATAATCTTCAAGATTATCGGCCATATAAATATCCAAGACTTCCTGACGGGCTGCAAATAAATTGTGTTGCGTCAACGGTATAAAAGATTCTGTTGTACCGTTCTTAGCGTTTTTAGCTTCGTTTCTTGCGAGATGCAAAATACTTTTTTCGTGTTCGGCTTCAGGATAATCGATTTTGATATGCAATAAGAACCGGTCCAATTGCGCTTCCGGCAGGGGATAGGTGCCTTCTTGTTCAATCGGGTTTTGCGTGGCCATGACCATGAACAAGGCGGGTAGGGGATAAGTCGCGCCGCCGACGGTAATCTGCCTTTCGGCCATCGCTTCGAGTAATGCCGCCTGCACTTTGGCCGGCGAACGATTAATCTCATCGGCCAAAATCAAATTATGAAACAAAGGCCCTTTTTGAAATTCGAATGTGCCTTGTTGAGGCCGGTAAATTTCGGTCCCGGTCAAATCGGCAGGCAATAAATCCGGCGTAAATTGCACGCGATGAAAATCGCCTTCGATACCCTTGCTGAGTACATTGATTGCCCGTGTCTTAGCTAAGCCCGGCGCGCCTTCAACAAGAATATGACCGTCGCTCAACAACGCAATCAGCATTCTTTCTATCAATACATCCTGTCCGATAATTTGCTTGCTGATAAAGCTTTTTAGCTTTTGCATCGCACTTTGATTGGTAATGTCTACGCTCATGATCCTGAATGAATAAAATTTAAAATCCTACATTCGACAAGGCATGCAGTTAATACTTTGCCGAATTGCTTTAACAACTTTTATGCCGAAAGGTTCCCATTGTATCCGTATGAGGACTGGCATAGAAGTGCGTAACTTTGCGAACAAACGGTGAGTTTCTTGTGTATTGCTGTGTATAAATCAACCGGTCCGATTTTATCCACAAGCCCTCCACATGTTGAACCGAAGTTTACAAGCAGTTTAGTCATAGAACTAAAGTATTGATAAAAAATATTAAAAAAGGCTTATCCACAGATTTTAGCTTGACTAATAGTAATAATAATTTTAAATCTTTTAATTTGTTATGATTATAGGTAACCGATTCTTTCAAAATCATGTCCAAATATCGTAAAAAACCCCTTAAAACAACCGAACTGCCCTCGGGCATTCCCTTCATCATCGCCAATGAAGCCGCCGAACGGTTTAGCTACTACGGTATGCGCGCAATTTTGGTCGTTTTCATGACTCAATATTTAGTCGATGCATCGGGACAACCCGATCTTATGTCCGAGCATGAAGCCCAAGGCTATTTTCATTTGTTCGTTTCTGCGGTTTATTTGATGCCTTTGTTCGGCGCATTACTGGCCGATAGCGTGCTCGGTAAATACCGGACCATTCTTTTTTTATCGTTTTTTTATTGTTTCGGTCATTTGACCTTGTCGATCGACGATACCCGCTTGGGACTTTTGATCGGACAAGCGTTGATAGCGTTTGGAGCCGGCGGTATCAAACCCTGCGTGTCTTCACACTTGGGCGATCAATTCGGTAATACGAACCGCCACTTGATGACAAAAGTCTTCGGTTGGTTTTATTTTTCGATTAATCTCGGCGCTTTTGCCGCGATGCTGTTGATTCCCTGGCTACTGCATAACTATGGTTCGTCGCTTGCTTTCGGCGTACCCGGAATATTGATGTTGTTGGCCACAATAATTTTTTGGGCGGGACGTTATCGTTTTGTACATATTGATCCGGCCGGCATGGGCTTTATCAAGGAAATGCTTGGCTATGACGGATTGAAGATCCTTGGCAAATTGACCTCAATCTATATATTTATCGCGATTTTCTGGGCTCTATTCGAACAGATTGGCTCATCATGGGTTTTACAGGCACAAAAAATGGATAGAGTCATATTCGGTATCGAGATATTACCGTCACAGATTCAGGCAGCTAACCCTTTGCTGATCATGATCTTGGTGCCTTGTTTTTCCTATGGCTTGTACCCATTCTTGAATCGTTATTTCGACTTGACTCCCTTGAGAAAAATCGCGATCGGCTTGTTTTTAACCGTCTTCGCATTTGCGATACCGTCGGTAATTCAAGTGCAATTGGATGAGGGGCTAACGCCGCATATAGGTTGGCAGTTATTGGCGTATTTGTTATTGACCGCGGCCGAAGTCATGGTTTCGATCACTTGTCTGGAATTTTCCTATACGCAGGCGCCGAAATCGATGAAATCCTTTATCATGGCTTATTATTTCGTGTTTATCGCCGCCGGTAATTTATTGACCAGTGCAGTCAATTTTTTAATGATGAGTTCGGATGATTCCAACCAATTATCAGGCAGTGCTTATTTTTGGTTTTTCACCGGACTGATGTTGATTACTGCATTACTATTTTTAGTCGTAAGCCGGAACTATCGAGAACAAACTTTTTTACAGGATGAGCAAAGCATTTAAGAGTGACTTATAATTAACATATATTTTCACTGATGAATTGCTTTCATTCGATTTGCTGCGGCTATGTGATTGTCAGGTAATAACAATACGACGAGAATACCATGATGCGACTTACAATTTTTATACTGGCTATTTCGGTCTCAACTATCGCTCACGCCGATGCTTTTAAATGTGTCGATTCCTTGGGGAAAACCATTTATCAAGCCAAGCCTTGCGATGAAAATCACCAAAGTGTCCAGATCAATTTTAAAACCGGCGGAGCGATTGATAAAAGCGAACAACTAAAGAGGCAAGCTCAGCAACGTGAATTGCAAAAACAACAGGAACTAACCGAACAGCAATTACAGCAAAAACAAGAGCAATTCTTAGCGAATGCCAAAGAAGAAACCGAAATTAATCAAACCTTAATTAAAAATAATCCGGTTCAATTTACCGCTTATGCCATTCCGCCTTACGAATACGACAAATTAAAGCCCTTGGTACAAAGCTTTCAATCGCGTCTCCCGGAAATTGAGCGTATGAGAAGATTGGCCGCACAAAAACAACTGGCATCGGGACGCTGCGATCGTGTCGAATCCTCGGAGCTGAATGTTAGAAGTACTCTGGAAAACTTGGTTTTTTTGGTGGATTGTAGTAACGGCGAATCGGCTTATTTTAATGAAACCGAACTCCAATAATCTTAATGTCTAACAGTAAAATAATTTTAATCACCGGTTGTTCGTCCGGAATCGGTTATACGACAGCGCACATACTCAAACAACGAGGTCATCGTGTTATTGCTTCGGCTAGGCAACAACACGATGTCGACCGACTCAGAGAGGAAGGCTTTGAAACGATAAAGCTCGATCTTGCCGATAGCGCGTCGATTCGACAAGCCGTTTCCGAAATGTTGATCATGACCGAAGGTAGAATCGATGCATTGTTCAATAATGGCGCCTTCGGCCAACCGGGCGCGGTCGAAGATTTAAGTCGTGATGTATTACGGTTTCAATTCGAAACTAATTTTTTCGGCACGCACGAACTGACCAATTTACTCATTCCGATCATGCGCCGACAAGGGCAGGGCAGAATTATTTATAATAGCTCGGTATTGGGATTTGTCGCCATGACTTACCGGGGCGCATATAACGCCAGTAAATTTGCTTTGGAAGGTTTAGCCGATACGTTACGACTGGAGCTTAAAGGTACCGGAATTGATTTATCGATCATTGAACCCGGACCGATACTGAGCGATTTTCGTAAAAACGCCTTCGCGCTTTTCAAAAAAAACATCGACCCAAGCAATAGTTTTCATAAGGATCGCTATGCTGCAATGGAAACCCGCTTGCAAAAAGAAGGGCCTGCCGTACCTTTTACATTGCCGCCAGAAGCCGTAGCCGAAAAGGTAATTCATGCTTTGGAATCGAAACGACCCAAAATCCGTTATTACGTGACTTTTCCTACTTATTTATTTGGTTATCTCAAACGTATTTTACCGATGTCCTGGCTCGATACTCTGCTACTTAAAGTTTGATGTTTAGCGATTTAGAAGAATTGTCGATTCAATGTCCTTACTGCGGCGAAACGATTTCATTATTGTTGGATATCCCTTCCGGTTCACAAAGTTATTACGAAGACTGCTCGGTTTGCTGCTCTCCTATTTACGTGCAAATCGAAGTCGATGATAACGGTCAAGCACATGTTGCTTGCAAACGCGACGAGGATTGAACCTATAACGTAATCATATTCGATAAACTTTCTAAGCCAAGCATCAGCATTACCCTACAATTATACTTGGTTGAATTGATACGCTTTGTTTTAATTTGAGTTTGATATTGCGGCAATCTACGTTAGAATAGCCAGCGCTAAGTAGCTTTAATTTGATGGAATTTCTGCTGCATTGCTGAATAATAGTTACTATGACAACATGAGGACAAGTTAGACATGAAATTTTTAAGAAAGGTATTGTTATCTCTGGCTATTGCTAGCTCTATGGGCGCTTTTGCTACCCCTGTAATGGCTGAAAGCGATCCAGGCAGAATTTCATATGAGCCTGCAGAAGCAATCAAATTGACTTCCGAAAAAATTCAAGCTGCGATCGACGCAGTTGCAGCCGGTTCTTCGGCCGATGAAGTGGCTGCTTTAGTCAAAGAAGCTCTGGATATGAGCAAAGAAATTAATGCCAATGACAAGGTTGACGTTGCTCGTGCACGCGCGAATCGTCCACTGAAAAAAGCTCGCAGTGCCTCTAGAAAAGGATCTTTGGATGGTGTCGATGAAGCTCTGCAAAGCGCTTTGAAAAAGTATAGCGAATTACCTGGCTTAATTTAATTATTTAAATTATTAGCTGTATAGAAAGGGCGCTTTTAGCGCCCTTTTTTATGACTTGAATTCAAGATTTAATTAATCACCGATGGTGTCTATCTGGTGAAATTGGCTGAAGCTTTCTTATTAATGATTTGAACGGATAAAGACCTTAAATGCCGCTGTTTGTAGACATCAGCGTCTAAATTAAAATGTTGAAATGGCGGAGGGAGAGGGATTCGAATAATAAGTTATTTTAAATATAAAACAGTATATTACAGACTTTAACAAAGCAATATACCGTTGCTTATACCGTCTATTAAAAATGCCGAACATGTTCGGCATCTGCGTATCTGTCAGCTTAACGCACAATGCACACCTCATGTGGCGCATCACACACCTAGACAATAACGGTTCAGGGCAAAATTTTATTGTTCACGATTAGCGAATAATCAAAACGCTAGCATGATTTCGTGCCAACTTGCCGAAAGCCACGAATAACAAGGCTTACAGCTAGGCATAAATGTTGATATGGGTATCGTTTCCATTAATGAAACAATAATTGCTAAGTTTGTTTGTTGTCCGATTTTCGCCGGCGACGCCCATGCAGCGGATCGAACCCAATTAAGTTCGGCATCGCGGCGCGCGCGGTGCCAATGCTGGTTTTCATTTGCTTGACCGTTGCTTGATCGTTCCCCATCGCGCGCGCGATTAAATTCATTATTGCATTACGCGACTGGCACGCTCGAGTTCTCGAAGCATTTCGCGGGTTTGTTCGTTGTCGTCGAATTGTCCGGATATTTTTTGATTGCCGAGTTTCAAATCAAGCGTGATCGTTTCTCTCGCGCGTGTCTCCACGCTCATTTTCTGCGTGTTTTCTGGTAGACCGGACGCTAATTTCTGTATTCTGTCCTCTAGCGTAAATTCGCTGCTCTTTATTCCGATGCCGGTTTTTATAGCTCTAAAAACTTCTTGATTGTATTGCGCAATGATTTTGTTGATATCGCGGCCTGCAGCCTCTAGCTGATCGATTGCGTCTTTAGTTTCAGCGCTAAACTGATATGAGAATCCAGCGCGTGTCTGCTTATTCTCATGCGGGACATTCATGACCGATTGCATGTCGGCTTGCTGCTGAGCCATGCTCATGTAAGCCATTTCGAGTTTGGATAGCGATTGCGCATGCTGGTTGGCGCCGTCTCTTCCTTTATTATGGAAATCATCCAGTGCATTGGTCGCGGTAATGATCGCGCGGCCGGTTTCATCGTAAGCGATCTTGACGCCGTATTGTGCCGCTTCGTGTTGCAGCGCGGCCGGGACCACGCCGTTATTCGCATCGATGACGGTTTTCGCGTATGACGTGAACGAGCGTTGTAGGTCTTCGGTAGTCGCAATGCCGCTGGATCTTATTTTCTCGAATGCCGCTTTTGCTTTGTCCGCTGCTGCCTGCAATTGAGCGGCGGATTCTACTCCAAGGTCTGAAAATGCGCGTCGAATCTCTTCGGTTTCGATGTTTTTTAGCGCCTGATTTAGCTCGTCGGTTTTATTGATCCCCGCGTCAAAAGCGTCGATTAATGCTTGTTTAAATGCAGACAAATCGGTGTCTCTGAGTTTTTTTAGTCCTTCAGTTACCGACGTAACCGACTCGTCAGTCCCATCGGACCAAGCCCTAAATTTTTGCAGCGTTATCTCAGCCTCGTTGCCTATTTTCGTTAATTCGCCGACGGTTTTACCGGATTCACCAACAAATTCAGCCTGGCTAACGGTCGCTGCAAGCACTTCTGCATTGTAATCGCGTAATTTTTGCGCCGCCGCTGCGATATATCCCTGCTGCTCATCAAAAACGATCGATCCATCTTTAACTGCCGCGTCTAAGCCGGCCATGCTCGTGATAGTTATGCCTGTGGCAGCAGACAATTCCTTGAAACGATCTTGAAGACGTTGGGAGCTGTCTGCTGCGCTAGATTCGGCGTCGGCTAATTTTTCCTTTGCGGTAACCAACTGCAATATTTTCCCACCAACATCGATAATCGAGGCGGCTAATGCCGCATAAGGGATCGCTTTAATTGCCAAACCTAGCCTAGATGCAGCGGCCGCCGCTGCGGTATTGGCTGCTGCCGATGCACTGGTCGCTACTGAATAAGCGGCAGTCGCCGACGCACCCGATAAAAACGCTTTCGTCGTCGTAACGACAGCAGTTGCGACATTTTTGAACCCGGCGATATATTCGCCGAATTTCAGCATCAACCAAACTTTTGCTAAATTTGTTATAGCCCCGGCGTATTCTTGAATAAACTGGACGGTGCCATTGAATGTGGCGGTAGATGCCTCTGCAAATCCTCGCAAGCTGTTGATCAATGTATCGAAATCTATTTTTTCGACGAATGATAAAAATGCATCACCGGCATTTTTTAACGCCGATGCTAGCAATTCACTGAATCGTGTGATTGCTCCGGAGTCCGAAAGTCTTTGAATAAAATTCGCAAACCGCGTGTTTAAATCAGTCAGTACCGGGATTATTGCGCCCCCGATTTTTTCGCGAACGTCGGTGAAGCGTTTGGACACTAAATCCAGCGCCCCGGCCAAGCCTTTGCCCGCCGCTTCGGCGACACCGCCGACTTGCCCGGACACCGCTTCGAGAATAACGCCCTGCGCCTCGGCTTGCCGGCCAGTCTCGACGAGTGATTTGATCAGCTCTTTTTGCTGGTCGGTAAATGTGACGCCCGAACGGCTCAGAGCCGTTAGCCCTTTAACGGGATCTTCCAGCGCTTTGCCGAGCTGCACCGCGTTTGTTTCTACCGAACCGAAACCAGCCTCAGCCAAGTCCAACGCTAGCATCAAGGTCGTTTCAAACGCGTCTTTACCGACTTTTTTGAAGGTCAGAAGCTCATTAGCCGCGTCCCGAATTTCCTCAGCATTGCCGTTCGTCGCCTCGTCGAGCCGCTTCGACATTTCGACGATTTCATCGGCTGTAAGCCCGGCCGCTCCGCCGGTGGCTTTGATGGTCTGATCGAGCTTGAGGTATTGTGTTTCGAGG
It includes:
- a CDS encoding phage tail length tape measure family protein, which gives rise to MSVRDLALKIRINAEDKASSVLDSIKNNAGKIATAIAGFFSGKFLSASIEDAKNLETQYLKLDQTIKATGGAAGLTADEIVEMSKRLDEATNGNAEEIRDAANELLTFKKVGKDAFETTLMLALDLAEAGFGSVETNAVQLGKALEDPVKGLTALSRSGVTFTDQQKELIKSLVETGRQAEAQGVILEAVSGQVGGVAEAAGKGLAGALDLVSKRFTDVREKIGGAIIPVLTDLNTRFANFIQRLSDSGAITRFSELLASALKNAGDAFLSFVEKIDFDTLINSLRGFAEASTATFNGTVQFIQEYAGAITNLAKVWLMLKFGEYIAGFKNVATAVVTTTKAFLSGASATAAYSVATSASAAANTAAAAAASRLGLAIKAIPYAALAASIIDVGGKILQLVTAKEKLADAESSAADSSQRLQDRFKELSAATGITITSMAGLDAAVKDGSIVFDEQQGYIAAAAQKLRDYNAEVLAATVSQAEFVGESGKTVGELTKIGNEAEITLQKFRAWSDGTDESVTSVTEGLKKLRDTDLSAFKQALIDAFDAGINKTDELNQALKNIETEEIRRAFSDLGVESAAQLQAAADKAKAAFEKIRSSGIATTEDLQRSFTSYAKTVIDANNGVVPAALQHEAAQYGVKIAYDETGRAIITATNALDDFHNKGRDGANQHAQSLSKLEMAYMSMAQQQADMQSVMNVPHENKQTRAGFSYQFSAETKDAIDQLEAAGRDINKIIAQYNQEVFRAIKTGIGIKSSEFTLEDRIQKLASGLPENTQKMSVETRARETITLDLKLGNQKISGQFDDNEQTREMLRELERASRVMQ